From one Humulus lupulus chromosome 8, drHumLupu1.1, whole genome shotgun sequence genomic stretch:
- the LOC133794673 gene encoding APO protein 1, chloroplastic, translating to MFQKPPAVSSALRDSSQIGIFPIITEFTRPQLSALRPYRLGFKFELEHQLHKRRAAILATGISASYKPTPKPPFTRRDSHPQNVDLPEILPKKKKKPYPIPLKKIKEVARQSKKLADKGIENPLEPPKNGLLVADLIPNAYQLLDAWKLLIKGVAQLWHAIPVYACSECSEVHVAESGHHIQNCLGPTSSKRRSFHSWIKGSINDILIPIESYHLYDPFGRRIKHENRFQYDRIPAIVELCIQAGVDLPDYPSRRRTTPIRMIGRKVIDRGGFVDGPKLSSSANPSSLVDLDTYGATMRIPSPLPSEIPRIAQETMDAYEAVQFGITKLMKKYTVKACGYCSEVHVGPWGHNAKLCGEFKHQWRDGKHGWQDATVDEVFPPNYVWHVKDPKGPPLRSALRRFYGKAPAVVELCLQGGAMIPERYKPMMRLDIVVPESDESGLVA from the exons ATGTTCCAGAAGCCTCCAGCAGTATCCTCTGCTTTACGGGATTCATCTCAGATTG GCATTTTCCCGATTATAACTGAGTTCACCAGGCCTCAATTATCAGCCTTAAGGCCATATAGACTCGGATTCAAg TTTGAGCTAGAACACCAGCTTCATAAACGTAGAGCAGCCATATTGGCAACCGGAATAAGTGCCAGTTACAAGCCAACACCAAAACCTCCTTTCACAAGACGAGATTCACATCCCCAAAATGTAGATCTTCCTGAAATACTAcccaagaaaaagaagaaaccATATCCTATTCCATTAAAGAAGATCAAGGAAGTTGCAAGGCAGAGCAAAAAGCTAGCAGATAAGGGAATTGAGAATCCCCTCGAACCTCCAAAGAATGGACTGCTTGTTGCTGATCTTATACCCAATGCATATCAATTACTAGATGCCTGGAAGCTTTTAATTAAAGGTGTTGCACAGCTCTGGCATGCAATTCCCGTGTATGCTTGCAG TGAGTGCTCCGAGGTTCATGTGGCTGAGAGTGGTCACCACATCCAGAACTGCCTCGGTCCAACCAGTTCAAAGCGTCGAAGCTTCCACTCATGGATCAAGGGATCCATCAATGACATTCTTATTCCCATTGAATCATATCATCTCTATGACCCTTTTGGTCGGCGCATTAAGCATGAAAATCGATTTCAGTATGACAGAATTCCAGCCATTGTGGAGCTATGCATCCAAGCTGGTGTGGATTTACCAGATTACCCTTCACGGCGAAGAACCACACCAATCCGCATGATTGGGAGGAAAGTAATTGATCGTGGTGGATTTGTTGATGGGCCTAAGCTATCGAGCTCTGCAAATCCATCTTCACTTGTTGATCTCGATACATACGGGGCTACTATGCGAATCCCATCTCCATTACCATCAGAAATACCTAGGATTGCACAGGAAACAATGGATGCATATGAAGCTGTTCAATTTGGCATTACTAAGTTGATGAAGAAATACACTGTCAAGGCATGCGGATATTGCTCAGAGGTTCATGTGGGACCTTGGGGTCACAATGCTAAGCTATGTGGGGAATTCAAGCATCAATGGAGAGATGGGAAGCATGGTTGGCAGGATGCTACTGTGGATGAAGTTTTTCCTCCAAATTATGTGTGGCATGTTAAAGATCCTAAAGGGCCTCCCTTGAGGAGTGCACTCAGGAGATTCTATGGTAAGGCCCCTGCTGTGGTTGAGCTGTGCTTGCAGGGTGGTGCAATGATTCCTGAGAGGTACAAACCCATGATGAGGCTTGACATTGTAGTCCCTGAAAGTGACGAGTCAGGTTTAGTTGCCTGA